catcaagctgatcgacgttttaccTACACAcaccaaaattttgtgtgcgtgtgtgtatacatgtGTGTACATAGAGAATAtccgagaaagaagatgacaacgaAGAGAATGCAatcaaaaatctgacatcttacataccgtcaaacctggccggctttTAACAGCTGTtcacgtgagaccacctttttaaatccgccttggatgACACCATAGGTTTTAGTAAACGCCGATAAGATTATTCGCTTAGCTAATCGGGGATAGCActtctccatacaaactaagcgagaaaatccgctttttggAGAAATAAAATACGGCAAATGTTGACATAGCGTCGTTGcacgttttcattgaaatttttatgatctggatttaactaaatccaaaaacaaatcctgttTGTTTACATTGCATTTCTGGGAATTTAAGTGAAATACGCAAACGTTACGCATGTACGTTTGTGTATTTTACTGAATGAgcatatcacacacatccatacacaattcttgaaaacaggtgcatattttggtacttttttcgattattcagccatgaaatcgggGTATTCGGGATTTGAAAATAAATCCTTCCAtggtaaaacctgcaaaaaaacAGGGTTTGGCACTTAAGGTTTGGTATTTTATTCTGCattcggaatagtcgcggacatttttaattgttccgccagcggaatttgacagcagctaaatgtttttgtttccatgccAAAACactttttatctgcacttattgttttctctacttaattttgtttttcgcaAATAACGATTGGTAATTTATTCCGCttcggaatagccgctgaaattttcaaatttttcgcgTGCGAAAATTGACAGCTGAAATGTGTTTGCTtccataacaaagcacgtttcttcattgttttctctattttataaactttttctcaaacaaataaagaaaaacgaaccactgaaaccaacaaaacaaacaaaactgtgTGTTAGCAcaccgtcgatcagcttgatggcggaTTGATTTGCGGTTGTTTtaaaaatgagaccaccttaaattgtttcgccatgccaTATTCcccactataaacagagtactacttatCAGCCTATTTTTAGCAAACGTTTCGCCGACTTTTGTTATATGCATTTTGACAGCATTTTGACAGCATTCTTCTTGAAAAGCTGAACGGAATACTCAGCTTCAGTCTCGAAAAGACTATAAATCAGAATTTAGtagccaatgtaaacgtactttaaatggtaaataaaacacctctattaagaaaaatcaaatgaaagtcGACTTCGGCTTTTCGACTTTCTACGcaaaaagtcgattaatcgattggtcgaaagtGGACTTTACATCTCTAGCCTAGCCATTGCAAATGAAACGTCAACAAAAATAAAGgcaataattaaaaacaaaaaacaagaaagttaaactttactaaataaaataaaataaataaataaaataaaataaatccttccatggtaaaacctgcaaaaaaacAGGGTTTGGCACTTAAGGTTTGGTATTTTATTCTGCattcggaatagtcgcggacatttttaattgttccgccagcggaatttgacagcagctaaatgtttttgtttccatgccAAAACactttttatctgcacttattgttttctctatttaattttgttctttGCAAATAAcgattggtattctattctgcttcggaatagtcgctgaaattttcaaatttttcgcgagcgaaatttgacagctgTCAAATGTGTTTGCTtccataacaaagcacgtttctttattgttttctctatttttctttttctcaaaattttcgcgagcgaaatttgacagctgTCAAATGTGTTTGCTtccataacaaagcacgtttctttattgttttctctatttttctttttctcaaagaaaaacgaaccactgaaaccaacaaaacaaacagcTTGATGGCGGATTGATTTGCGGTTGTTTTAAAAATGaggccacctttaattgtttcgccatgccaTATTCCCCaatataaacagagtactactttcagtctttttatagccaacgtttcgccgacttttttatatgaattttgaCAGCATTCttcttgaaaagctgaacagaatactcagcttcaATCTCGAAAAGACTATAAATCAGAATTTAGtagccaatgtaaacgtactttaaaTGGTAAATAAAACTCCTCTATTAagaaaaatcaaatgaaagtcGACTTCGGCTTTTCGACTTTCTACGcaaaaagtcgattaatcgattagtcgaaagtggACTTTACATCTCTAGCCTAGCCATTGCAAATGAAACGTCAACAAAAATAAAGgcaataattaaaaacaaaaaacaagaaagTTAAACTTTACTTTTGCGGTCACAAATGCTGttaaaaaggaattaagaaggTGATAAGCTTTTATTGAACATAAATCCAAGTCAGTAtcagtatataaatatatatatatatatacaatacaattTCGTTAAATTATGAATGTTTATTTGTGTATTCCATAGCTACGAGATACGCGCAACCGGTGGGTCGGGACTGACTACAAGTTGAAACCACAAGACAAACACAGCAGTCTTTTTGTTTAATTGCATTGCATATATTTTATTACTGTTGAATTCTAGACGTGATCCGTCGTCCGTTGTAAACCGCATTTCATTTGCCTACAAAATGTCGCAGCAACCTGTTGCCTTTCTAACCCGCAAAGAAACCTTTAGTGCATGTCATCGTCTACACAGGTAAGTGAGTGTAGGGGGAGATTATATTGTGTTTTCTTTAAGCAAGAGCCACATCAAAGTTTtacataaaaaagtaaaatattgtTTCACACTGATGTTAAATGTCTATGCTTTGTTTGTAGTATTTTCTGTATGTGTCACTGTAATACAGAAAAAGCGATATGCAAACATATTCACCTTGTGTATAAAATTTCCGGGGTTTCTTTGTGCATTTAGAGACTTTCACCTAATATTTATAATGCTTATAAAAATATAGTTGTATCATTGCGTTTCTGTAGATTTTATAATTTCTATCCAATTACTGTTGCAGCAAACATTTAAGTGATGCTGAAAATATAGAAATATATGGTAAATGCAATAACCCAAACGGCCATGGACACAATTATACGGGTGAGTGTGAACATAGAAAATTTAACCAACAAGCACAACAAATTATTGTTGTATACATGCATCGTTGTTTGTTTATGCTGGAGTTTTTAGTATCGCATCATTGGCATAGCAAAGAAATTATACTGTTTGTGACTTGTGTACTGTAAAACTCTCCCGGTGGactaattttatcaaaattggatttatttattttaacttcTTTCAGTAATTAAAAGCCAACAAGGCAAATACAACTATATTACATAGTTATTAGTATGCGAAAAAAATCGTAGTTCATAGAGCAGTCTATTCCAATAGCGAGCTATTCTTAGTACATACGatgattcttgtttgaaccgttgagtggagcggacgtattgttacttcactccgcaagaattttcgtgtaactcgtaataggtcattactTTTAGAAGAATGATGATCTGCgtttgtttccagtggagcggcagatctagagtccgggagtaggcttagaatggactccaaagttCCAACAGCTgctggtggtatcaggccgtagcatgttgtctgctactgaaacctcgactggtggagcggctgctccaaccaagccaacacgctctttaagaagttggaataatagaagacgcatggCTCCCAGGTTTaatgagaggcttggtgcgaatgatcctaagactctcactgataGGGAGATAGATTTCCTAAATTAGGCgaccacaggttgtggatagtagAATGCTACGTACGGAGTAGcagtaactgcagtcgcggacaatcagcagtatcgagtgGGGAGTTTCAGTAAGAGACCGGGTGACACTgtatcttgcacaaatactgagcgcAAACATCATTGATATGACAATGCGAGTtgtggcgcctttaaataaccatgtCCTTGCAGCGATCGGTttttttggaccggaacgagctagctcacctacaggagcttgacggggATTGCcacttccacatgaaaatgaagttacaacaacaacgatcttTAATAATATTATAATAGAAAATTAAAGATCGGAAACTCACATAATTCTCAAAAGTACATCCCAAAAACCGTTGAACATAACCTGAAATGTGTTGTCTACGTCGAACGTTGTACGCAAAACGGACAATTAAATTCACAACTCGATCTAATTTAGTGAAATGAACTCCAATAGTACAAGATACAATTTCAAGGCCTTTTTagtgtcccaaaatatttttgtttcacatttgacagctttcACACATTTCATTTGAAACTTGTTGGGTAACATCGCGTTTTATCTTCGTCTTTGATTTGCCTGCGGGTTTTTAAAGTTTACATAACTAGCAAATCTGCATCTTTGATGGGCTGCGAAGTAGTTGGTTTGGGAGACTCAGCTCTCCCTACTGACAGGGTTGTCCACATCCCCCAGTTGTGGAACTATTGAGAGATAAAGGGTCACATATCCATATGATATATGTGAAGTAAATATGTTTGATAAGAGCGTTGTCTGTCCCGTGTCAAGCACGGAAGACAAATTAATTCGTACTGTCAGACGCGTTCAAGCTTTGGTTCGACGGTATCTGTTAATCTAATCTAGTTGGTTTGGGAGTAGTAGGTATGGTTGGACAGATGAACTGGTGATGTGTGATCCGTGATTACAAgtgggatttacatatagcccAGCAGAAATTGCGTTGACTCCATTCATAACGTAGTTGGTCcacaactactctggtttgctggtTCTGGTTAACTTATGGGCGTTCGATGGTCCTTAAGTACGGAACTTactcggtagctatttaccgttTCCGCTGCCATATCCTCGTTAAGGCTATTTTGACCCGCCTTAAACGCTGCTAAGTCTAGAGACTCTCTCTTAGTGCTGAACCTCGCTCTAAATCATGAGAATCGAATTTGAAATGTCTGGGCGGTGGTTGGGGTGGCTGCAGTGAAAACGGACCGGCATGAAAATTGTGAAGACAGTCCGAAGAGTAGCATTCTGGCAGTTCCGGATCTCTGTTCACTTTGTGCCAAGTACAATCTGGCACACTGAAGCTTTTTTATATGTAGTCTAAAAAGTCTCTTGGCCTGGactccaagtgctgccggcaagtgacttagACCCGTAGAGACTGTCatatgtgacaccaagtattttaagATAGGTGGAATCGTGCACttcaagtgctgccggcaagtaaCTTGGGGACATTGTTTCTACCGTTGACCTTATTGCAAATTGATGTGAGTGTGTGCAAGCGCTCCCAAATGAAGCATGCAAGTGTTTTGgggcacttgatggtcggaaacGTTACTCCATCGATTTTCTCATTCAGCTCGTTATTCACCTCTCCCGTATTTGTagcgaacaatgtggctgaagattggGCCTCCACagtaaatttaacaaaaaatgccgactttgaaaccatatttttgtaaaaaatcggggagaatttgtttttgttaaacacaattttGTCTGCAAAACTCAGAAAAAACTCATGGTAGAATTCGTCCTGGCACggcataactatgagcaccacacaggctggaactttgagctccgatctgtgtggtattcattgttatcacgagaagctttgcTGCGAGGTACcgtgcgcgtccacaggttgcggatagtggttgATAGTGTCATTTACGGATTTGATGCAATGACAGTCTCGGACAATCtgcggtatcgagcgaagagtctcagtgggagGCCGGGCGAccccggctcttgcacaaattctgagtgcctatgatgctcgatatgacaaggcgagttgttggcgcatttaaataatcaatggccatgaTGTTCCCtgggcgatcggtcctttggagcgGAACGACTTGCTCACCTATGGGAActagatgaggatcgccacctccaaatagagacatgtggctacaacaacaacatagtataattcgtcaccatttggtgttgttgtgatgcCATTCcctgtccatcgcacttcctgtaaggaggtaatatctgccttgtacttctccaacaCATCCAACACAATAACGTTTGGGCAGTCCGTTACTGGCCCACTGCACCGGGTATAGTCCCGCTTAAGAACCATTCCATTCTTGTGTCTCTCTAAaatagaaaagtaaaaaaaaatcatttttattgcAGTTGAAGTCACTGTGCGTGGACCCATTGATGTACGCACTGGCATGGTTATGAATATTACGGACTTGAAAATTGCCATGGATGGAGTCATATTTAAACAACTTGATCATAAAAATCTCGATAAGGatgttgaattttttaataACACAGTAAGTAAAAAAGGGATATTTTCTAATTTAAGAGGAGGAGTGGCAATCTAGAAATCTCGATCTAGTGCCAAGTGCTTTAAAAAGCACGcagtttgtttatatttttaaaaagttttttgttgttgtatcaacAAATTTCTTATCATGTATTCCAGCCCAGTACCACGGAAAATTTGACAGTTTTCATTTGGGATAACGTTCGTCAAGCCTTAAAGCGTCCCGAGCTTTTGTATGAAGTTAAAATCTATGAGACCGATAAAAATTCTGTTACCTATCGTGGACCCTATCTACAAAATGGTCACAATATGAACAATAAGCGTGCAGGCAAAACGAGTTGCACCAACATTTCCTCTGATTCCGATTAAGCTAAAGGCGTACAAAAACCTTAGAAACTGGTGCGGGATTTATTCATATAACACTGGAATTTCGCGAAAGCTTTAATCTCAGAATATAGATTTCCTCCATTTTTATATTGAACTATTATCTATACATATATTGTTGAtattatatatacataaaagTTGCTGAATATTTCTCAATGTCTGCATGTGATTTATTTGTGGTAGAaacaatttgtgtaaaattaTATGTAGCATTTAATGATTGTATACGCGAGTCGGTGACACTATTTTCAAAACAGTTTATATTCCTTTAACCgtagcttttttttttaaataaagataTGAGTACTTTATAGATCATGTAAAATAAAGAATATTCTgcaaattactttttttaagaaaaaaaaaaaataaaatttgttttttaattttcaagtttttgcccgTTAGGGCGAagttcattaaatttcacaatttttgtgtttctctttcgagacgagctcaatgatcggagattttctttgcaaatggaaaaggaaagccagagatcgcaacacaccaaccactgtggGACGCGTtacgtctttggttagaagacttttcaaccgtattatgtgtgatggcttcaagggccgtgtgatggtatgttgtatttgaatcgtatttattgcgaaaacgcctctatgatataaataccgcttttcccaatgcatgtgttttctgTTTGTTGGTTTTTATTCGATGGGTATTTGTTAGGTCCATGGGAAGGATGATACCGCCAAGGCATGTTGGGCTCGGATGAGTTGATCATCACGCCGGACCATTTTTAAACGCCTCATAATAGGCGACCACTCCATCGCTCACAGTTTCGTCTCGGAGTATCATGTATAACTCAATGTGCGAAGATGTCGAACGCTATAGCGGTTCGATTCTCATCAACGAGTAATATTGGCACTCCGGATCCGCGGAGGTCTCTTTCCTAGCACGCCTAAGATAACGCTGGCAAATTCGTATAACCAACGCATTCCGCTTAGATCGTAAACGTCTAAGCTGTCGTTGCCGTATAATAAGGGTTCGACGGAGTAAGATTATGTTGAAGAGCTCGCGTTTCATGAAGACCATAGATCTTTTCTTTTTGCTCTATAAGCAAAATACACAGTTCGTGCCAAGAATGAAAAAGTGAACTAAATGGTAAATACAACAGGTGCAAGACCAACCGCAGCGCTTCTACTAGCCCTCATTGGCTTTAATTTCTTTCCGCCAGCCATTTCGGTCCCCTAGAGTAGCCCAGAGTAATAGACGTCAATGCTACCTCATCACACAGACCAAATACAGTCCTTGGCGGACGCCTGACATTCAATGCCGATGACTAGAAAGTCCTGCCTATGAagaccagaactactctggccCAATTGAGATCGTATGCTCGTGCATGCAACACAGGACTGCATGCCCAGCGAAACGGAATAACCTAACTGCTGAGTCACTGGGGAACGCTTCAATTGAAGCAATCAGATTCCTGGAACATAATCTCAGCATGAATTTTCCCGGCACGGGACAACTattagcaccacacaggctggacctTCGAGCTCcgacctgtgtggtgttcattgttatcacggcCAGCAATCtagtggcagccggttgtacgtaccggattggcccgatggagtctttcatcggcaagggctgccgcctcagtgtacaacacactgcgaCAACAACAACGCGCGTTCACAAATTGGAATATTCCATACGGAGCAGCTGCAATTGCAATCATaggcaatcagcggtatcgagcggagagtctcagtgaaagggCGGATGGCACCGGGTCTTGCACAAATGCTGAGTGCTTATAAAGCTCGATATGACATGTCAAGTTATTGgcttctttaaataaccaatagctagagatgggcgatgggtaaatacccaaaaggtatttaccctgTAAATTGGGTTAATATCCGGGTAttaacccatttatacccaaaagctgggtatttaaaaatctgcagatatcttgggttttaaaactttttccaaCAATTTTATATGATATCGTATTCTTTgtgtataaacctgaccttctgatctcataaaatcggattttagatcgatcttcagacttaaagtctagagacaataatttggtaatttgtcatccgatttaaatACGAATGTAGACCCGTACCCATttttg
The Stomoxys calcitrans chromosome 3, idStoCalc2.1, whole genome shotgun sequence genome window above contains:
- the LOC106086335 gene encoding 6-pyruvoyl tetrahydrobiopterin synthase; translation: MSQQPVAFLTRKETFSACHRLHSKHLSDAENIEIYGKCNNPNGHGHNYTVEVTVRGPIDVRTGMVMNITDLKIAMDGVIFKQLDHKNLDKDVEFFNNTPSTTENLTVFIWDNVRQALKRPELLYEVKIYETDKNSVTYRGPYLQNGHNMNNKRAGKTSCTNISSDSD